A DNA window from Thermodesulfobacteriota bacterium contains the following coding sequences:
- the rpsF gene encoding 30S ribosomal protein S6 — translation MRRYETILIARPSIGEEPLTGLQERVAGIIGAVSGEVLKAERWGLKKLAYPIRKQSQGIYVYTQYTGQPETVAEIERILKIDDQVLKFLTVKLQDRYVPDPPAPEVEAPAETEAGTEAEAAGQESVTAEA, via the coding sequence ATGCGCAGGTACGAAACCATTCTTATCGCCAGGCCCAGCATCGGCGAGGAGCCCCTTACCGGGCTCCAGGAGCGGGTCGCCGGCATCATCGGCGCCGTCTCCGGCGAGGTGCTCAAGGCCGAGCGCTGGGGTCTCAAGAAGCTCGCCTACCCCATCCGGAAGCAGAGCCAGGGGATCTACGTCTATACCCAGTACACTGGCCAGCCCGAAACCGTGGCGGAGATCGAGCGCATCCTCAAGATCGACGACCAGGTGCTCAAGTTCCTCACCGTCAAGCTCCAGGACCGCTATGTGCCGGATCCGCCGGCGCCCGAGGTCGAGGCCCCGGCCGAGACCGAGGCCGGCACCGAGGCCGAGGCAGCAGGCCAGGAGAGTGTCACGGCCGAGGCTTAA
- the rpsR gene encoding 30S ribosomal protein S18 codes for MAKKFFGRRKVCRFCADKTLQIDYKDPKSLRHFVTERGKIIPRRIYGNCAKHQRQVTEAIKRARQIALLPYAGLFQP; via the coding sequence ATGGCCAAGAAGTTCTTCGGACGCCGCAAGGTCTGCCGTTTCTGTGCCGACAAGACCTTGCAGATCGATTACAAGGACCCCAAGTCCCTGCGCCATTTTGTCACCGAGCGGGGCAAGATCATTCCCCGCCGCATCTACGGCAACTGCGCCAAGCACCAGCGGCAGGTCACCGAGGCGATCAAGCGGGCACGCCAGATCGCCCTTCTGCCGTACGCCGGCCTTTTCCAGCCCTAA
- a CDS encoding DUF2232 domain-containing protein — MALVNDQPTARWGLGLGTGVAAACLLLPVLVPGGSGLLSPLLPLPVLFFLARRGRQLGGAIVRNAVLVALGVGALLGSLAELAVSFLFLPLGMLLYQAGQAGRSVSRTLFEGALLLAVLWLAMAGVFAAATGQNPYIRLLEVVDQELEAGYTAFTEAGELPPEMVAAMAQARDRLQVVLPRLLPAILAASLLVTVFANLVLGNWLLGRGQPAGAPWPPFTRWRLPEGLIWLLIAGGSLVILPHPELATVGHNLLVVTGVLYFLQGLAVAGFLLGRWRLPRPVKIVIYLVLLVEAYGMLLFAALGVIDVWADFRNRSRPDQPAF; from the coding sequence ATGGCCCTGGTTAATGACCAACCCACGGCGCGCTGGGGTCTGGGCCTGGGTACCGGTGTAGCGGCCGCCTGTCTGCTCCTGCCGGTCCTGGTGCCCGGGGGCTCGGGACTGTTATCCCCCTTGCTGCCGCTGCCGGTGCTCTTTTTTCTGGCCCGGCGGGGCCGGCAGCTGGGCGGGGCGATCGTGCGCAACGCCGTGCTCGTGGCCCTGGGGGTGGGGGCGCTCCTGGGCAGCCTGGCCGAGCTGGCGGTGTCCTTTCTGTTCCTGCCCCTGGGGATGCTTCTGTACCAGGCGGGACAGGCCGGGCGATCGGTATCCCGGACCCTGTTCGAAGGTGCGCTGCTCCTGGCGGTGCTCTGGCTCGCCATGGCAGGGGTTTTCGCAGCAGCCACCGGCCAGAACCCGTACATAAGGCTCCTGGAGGTGGTCGATCAGGAGCTGGAGGCCGGTTACACCGCCTTCACCGAGGCTGGCGAGCTGCCGCCGGAAATGGTCGCCGCCATGGCCCAGGCCCGGGATCGCCTGCAGGTTGTGCTGCCGCGCCTCCTGCCGGCGATTCTCGCTGCCAGCCTGCTGGTGACGGTATTCGCCAACCTGGTGCTGGGCAACTGGCTCCTGGGCCGGGGCCAGCCAGCCGGCGCACCCTGGCCGCCGTTCACCCGCTGGCGGCTGCCGGAAGGGCTGATCTGGCTGCTCATCGCCGGCGGCAGCCTCGTGATTCTGCCCCATCCGGAGCTGGCGACGGTGGGGCACAACCTGTTGGTCGTGACCGGGGTGCTGTATTTTCTCCAGGGGCTGGCGGTTGCCGGCTTCCTGCTGGGCCGCTGGCGGCTGCCCCGGCCGGTCAAGATCGTTATCTATCTGGTCCTGCTCGTCGAGGCCTACGGCATGCTCCTCTTTGCCGCCCTGGGCGTCATCGATGTCTGGGCTGACTTCCGCAACCGGAGCCGACCGGACCAGCCGGCCTTCTGA